From Bacillus sp. FSL K6-3431, the proteins below share one genomic window:
- a CDS encoding NupC/NupG family nucleoside CNT transporter encodes MNLLWGIFGVFVVLGIAFLLSNAKKSLNFRTILGGLAIQIAFAFIVLKWEAGRAGLKWLSMGVQNIINYANEGIAFLFGPAANTEEFGFVFAFQVLTIIIFFSSLISTLYYLGVMQWFIKLIGGGLRKLLGTSQAESVSAAANIFVGQTEAPLVIRPFLANMTRSELFAVMTGGLASVAGSVLAGYALLGVPLEYLLAASFMAAPAGLIMAKIVMPETEKSVVTDFKMEKEGDSVNVIDAAARGASDGLKLALNVGAMLLAFIALIALINGILGGIGGLFGFGSITLEGILGVLFSPLAFAIGVPWSEAVIAGSFIGQKLVLNEFVAYAAFAPEIGELSSKTVIVVSFALCGFANLSSLAILLGGLGALAPNRRPDIARLGIRAVAAGMLASLLSAAIAGMFI; translated from the coding sequence GTGAATTTGTTATGGGGTATTTTTGGTGTATTTGTTGTTTTAGGTATTGCTTTTCTGTTATCGAATGCGAAGAAGTCATTAAATTTTAGAACCATTTTAGGCGGCTTAGCCATTCAGATAGCTTTCGCATTTATCGTATTAAAATGGGAGGCAGGAAGAGCAGGGTTGAAATGGTTGTCGATGGGAGTACAAAATATTATTAATTATGCCAATGAAGGAATTGCCTTTTTATTTGGTCCGGCCGCAAATACAGAAGAATTTGGATTTGTCTTTGCTTTTCAAGTATTAACGATAATCATTTTCTTTTCTTCTTTAATTTCCACATTATATTATTTAGGTGTAATGCAATGGTTTATTAAATTAATTGGAGGTGGATTAAGAAAGCTGTTAGGAACAAGTCAGGCTGAGTCCGTATCTGCTGCAGCAAATATTTTTGTGGGCCAAACGGAGGCTCCGCTTGTTATCCGCCCATTTTTGGCAAATATGACAAGGTCTGAGCTTTTTGCTGTTATGACAGGTGGCCTTGCTTCTGTTGCCGGTTCCGTACTAGCGGGTTATGCACTCCTAGGCGTACCACTTGAATATCTTTTAGCAGCGAGCTTTATGGCCGCACCTGCTGGATTAATTATGGCTAAAATAGTCATGCCTGAAACAGAAAAGTCAGTGGTGACTGATTTTAAAATGGAAAAAGAAGGCGATTCCGTTAATGTAATTGATGCGGCGGCACGCGGTGCAAGTGATGGTTTGAAACTCGCATTAAATGTAGGCGCGATGTTATTAGCGTTTATTGCATTAATTGCATTAATTAATGGGATATTGGGTGGAATAGGTGGCTTGTTTGGATTTGGTTCCATCACGCTTGAAGGAATATTAGGAGTTTTGTTTTCACCACTTGCATTTGCAATTGGAGTTCCATGGTCGGAGGCAGTGATTGCTGGTAGCTTTATTGGTCAAAAACTCGTTCTAAATGAATTTGTCGCTTATGCTGCTTTTGCTCCAGAAATCGGAGAATTATCGTCTAAAACAGTAATTGTTGTAAGTTTTGCGTTATGTGGATTTGCTAACTTAAGCTCATTAGCGATTCTACTTGGCGGACTAGGTGCACTTGCGCCAAACCGACGTCCAGATATTGCAAGATTAGGTATTCGCGCTGTAGCCGCGGGTATGTTGGCTTCATTATTAAGCGCAGCAATTGCCGGAATGTTTATATAA
- a CDS encoding methyl-accepting chemotaxis protein has translation MSYISANAEQMGQVVARLEKRSIEIQETLKLMTEITRQTNLLALNAAIEAARAGEAGKGFVVVADEVRKLADLSSKHADKISVVLNDLTHDTADLAIEMDRSKETTLMGILKVKSSDAIFSSIVQKVETVHNLLDVSHTMAENIGRSADNVHRFIDEMNIMSKENKENMESISVASEQQLATFIEFKSITTDLRSTTENLNKQIADIRVS, from the coding sequence ATGTCTTATATCTCTGCCAACGCAGAACAAATGGGTCAGGTAGTGGCGAGGCTCGAGAAACGCTCCATCGAGATTCAAGAGACATTAAAACTGATGACAGAAATAACTAGGCAAACAAATTTATTAGCTTTAAACGCAGCTATTGAAGCTGCAAGAGCTGGTGAAGCCGGAAAAGGTTTCGTAGTCGTCGCGGATGAAGTACGAAAGCTGGCTGATCTCTCGAGTAAACATGCCGATAAAATTAGCGTGGTACTGAATGATTTAACGCATGATACAGCTGATTTAGCTATTGAGATGGACCGTTCAAAAGAGACAACATTGATGGGAATATTAAAAGTAAAAAGCTCCGATGCAATATTCTCAAGCATTGTCCAAAAGGTAGAAACGGTTCATAATTTACTTGATGTTTCGCATACGATGGCTGAAAACATCGGGAGAAGCGCGGATAATGTCCATCGTTTTATAGATGAGATGAATATTATGTCAAAAGAAAATAAAGAAAATATGGAGAGTATCTCGGTTGCCTCGGAGCAACAATTGGCTACATTTATTGAATTTAAAAGTATTACAACAGATTTACGAAGTACTACAGAAAATCTTAATAAGCAAATTGCTGATATCAGGGTCTCATAA
- a CDS encoding DUF3949 domain-containing protein gives MMEFMIIIGSVLVLYYIVLIPMQYANIATTKKSMKKSGLTHNEEYEKMSFEEQQLQYNLQGNIFNLPATLIAQFIYFIRHRNENR, from the coding sequence ATGATGGAGTTTATGATTATCATTGGTTCAGTACTTGTTCTTTATTATATAGTTTTGATTCCGATGCAATACGCAAATATTGCCACAACAAAGAAGTCGATGAAAAAGTCCGGTTTAACTCATAATGAGGAATATGAAAAAATGAGTTTTGAAGAGCAGCAATTACAATACAACTTACAAGGGAATATTTTCAATTTGCCCGCTACATTAATTGCGCAGTTTATTTACTTTATTCGCCATCGAAATGAAAACAGGTAG
- a CDS encoding PRD domain-containing protein, whose product MKITKILNNNAVIVMDGQKEKIAIGAGIAFHKKRNDIVNVHKIEKLFVMKENEKLQQLLNRIPEEHFTISEEVITYAEEYIGSKLNEHIHIVLTDHLSFAIERARDGIHLKNKLFHEIKILYKREFEIGLWAVKHINEKFRIDMPVDEASFIALHIHTMKLQGGDLRQTVRHTTIVRDMVQTIKGYLNITVEEDDISYQRLLTHLHFALARLNNYEIHTMDEEMLGMIKKKFPISFKCASEVAKKLSIVHKVELPEEELGYITLHIERLRKY is encoded by the coding sequence TTGAAAATAACAAAGATATTGAATAATAATGCTGTGATAGTAATGGATGGACAAAAGGAGAAAATTGCGATTGGAGCTGGGATTGCTTTTCATAAGAAAAGAAATGACATTGTAAATGTCCATAAAATTGAGAAGCTTTTCGTTATGAAAGAGAATGAAAAGCTTCAACAACTTCTAAATAGGATCCCAGAAGAGCATTTTACCATCTCGGAGGAAGTTATTACTTATGCAGAGGAGTATATCGGCTCAAAGTTAAATGAGCATATTCATATTGTTCTTACTGATCATCTTTCATTTGCGATCGAACGGGCAAGAGATGGCATTCATTTGAAAAACAAATTATTTCATGAAATAAAAATCTTATACAAACGAGAATTCGAAATAGGCCTATGGGCAGTTAAACATATAAATGAAAAATTTCGAATAGATATGCCCGTTGATGAAGCTTCTTTTATTGCACTTCATATCCACACGATGAAGCTCCAAGGTGGTGACTTGCGGCAAACGGTTAGACATACAACGATTGTTCGAGATATGGTCCAAACGATTAAAGGATATTTAAATATCACGGTCGAAGAAGACGACATATCTTACCAACGTCTGCTTACTCATTTACATTTTGCTTTGGCTAGATTAAATAATTACGAAATCCACACGATGGATGAAGAAATGTTAGGAATGATCAAGAAAAAGTTTCCAATATCGTTTAAATGTGCATCAGAGGTAGCAAAGAAGTTGTCTATAGTGCATAAGGTAGAGCTACCAGAGGAAGAATTAGGTTATATCACACTTCATATTGAAAGATTAAGAAAATATTAG
- the nagE gene encoding N-acetylglucosamine-specific PTS transporter subunit IIBC yields MMKYFQKLGRSLMLPVAVLPAAAILMGIGYWIDPSGMGEGSAIAAFLIKAGSSIIDNMSILFAVGVALGMSKDKDGSAALSGLVAYLVVTTLLSTESVAMLQGIDVENVNPAFEKIGNQFVGIISGIVAAIMYNRFSHVQLPDALAFFSGKRLVPIMTAVSMLVVSAILFFAWPVIFTGLVSFGTMISKLEFIGAGLYGFFNRLLIPTGLHHALNSVFWFDVAGINDIGNFWAGTGTKGITGMYQAGFFPVMMFGLPAAALAMYHTAKTKRKKQTASLMLAVGFASFFTGVTEPLEFAFMFLAPALYVVHAALTGISLAIAAYFQWTAGFGFSAGFVDFFLSSRLPLANQPYMLIVQGLVFAVIYYFLFRFLIVKFNLKTPGREDDVVEEKQEEDEVEEVTGDRFAVMAAKIYEGLGGDDNVTSVDNCTTRLRVEVKDMDAVNQNKIKNTGVPGINIVGKQSIQVIVGTNVQFVADAIDKIRK; encoded by the coding sequence ATGATGAAATATTTCCAAAAACTTGGTCGTTCCCTCATGTTGCCAGTTGCCGTATTACCAGCAGCAGCAATATTAATGGGAATTGGTTATTGGATCGATCCCTCTGGAATGGGAGAAGGAAGTGCGATAGCCGCTTTCTTAATTAAAGCTGGATCTTCCATAATTGACAATATGTCTATTTTATTTGCAGTTGGTGTTGCGCTCGGGATGTCCAAAGATAAAGATGGCTCCGCTGCGTTAAGTGGGTTAGTAGCCTACCTTGTAGTAACCACTTTGCTTTCAACAGAGTCAGTAGCTATGCTACAGGGAATAGATGTGGAAAATGTAAACCCTGCCTTTGAGAAAATAGGCAATCAATTTGTTGGTATTATTTCCGGTATAGTGGCAGCAATTATGTATAATCGCTTCAGTCATGTACAATTACCAGATGCATTGGCATTCTTTAGTGGAAAGCGCCTTGTGCCGATTATGACAGCTGTTTCAATGTTAGTAGTATCTGCTATTTTGTTCTTTGCATGGCCTGTTATCTTTACTGGATTGGTTTCATTTGGAACAATGATTAGTAAGTTAGAGTTTATTGGTGCAGGATTATATGGATTCTTCAATAGATTATTAATTCCAACAGGCTTACATCATGCATTGAACTCTGTATTTTGGTTTGATGTAGCTGGAATAAATGATATTGGGAACTTCTGGGCTGGAACGGGTACTAAAGGTATAACAGGAATGTATCAAGCAGGATTTTTTCCTGTTATGATGTTTGGTTTACCAGCAGCAGCACTTGCTATGTACCATACAGCGAAAACGAAAAGGAAAAAACAAACTGCATCCTTAATGTTGGCAGTAGGTTTTGCTTCGTTCTTTACAGGTGTTACAGAGCCACTAGAATTTGCATTTATGTTTTTAGCACCAGCACTTTATGTCGTCCATGCTGCTCTAACTGGTATCTCTTTGGCCATTGCCGCATACTTTCAGTGGACTGCCGGGTTCGGATTTAGCGCAGGATTCGTAGACTTTTTCTTAAGTTCAAGATTGCCACTTGCTAATCAACCATATATGTTAATTGTTCAAGGATTAGTTTTTGCTGTTATTTACTATTTCTTATTCCGATTCTTAATAGTCAAATTCAACTTAAAAACACCAGGTAGAGAAGACGATGTAGTAGAAGAGAAACAGGAAGAAGATGAAGTAGAAGAAGTTACCGGAGATAGATTTGCTGTTATGGCAGCTAAAATTTATGAAGGATTAGGCGGTGACGATAACGTCACTTCTGTCGACAATTGTACGACACGTTTAAGAGTGGAAGTAAAAGATATGGATGCAGTAAATCAAAATAAAATTAAGAATACTGGCGTCCCAGGAATTAATATTGTTGGAAAACAAAGCATTCAAGTAATTGTTGGTACAAATGTTCAATTCGTAGCGGATGCCATTGATAAGATTCGCAAATAA
- a CDS encoding acetoacetate--CoA ligase, whose product MIKEENLLESNILWQPSEEWISQSNLVEFSKQIDYPLLPYERFHQWSVDQPEEFWSAIWDFTNIIGEKGEKAFVPPTKSGMLGAQWFPDARLNFAENLLSGDKGNAAVIVAGEDGVTQSYTWGELRSKVARAQLGLKNLGVCRGDRVAGIVTNGIEAIVALLATTSLGAVWTSCSPDFGSQGIVDRIGQVKPKVLIVSLDYQYNGKFFDIRENINAVCKVLDGISAIITLTEKTDESIKQTKKVLSWQELCQEGPSVPEFTRVPFDHPLYILYTSGTTGLPKAIVHSVGGTLIKHLKEHQLHCDVKPGDVMYWYTNTAWMMYPWLVSGLASGAAILLYDGSPLRKDKIGILWEIAEKVGVTHFGTSPKYLEALQKANYSVGQEHNLLKLRSVLSCGAPLSAEQYDWVYKHIKKDLMLASISGGTEIIGCFVMGSPIHPVRRGEITCKALGMAVDVLDEYGLSVYNQKGDLVCTKPFPSMPLTFWGEGGDEKYHSSYFANRPGIWTHGDLAEQTAEQSLVIYGRADTTLNPGGVRIGTAEIYRVVEQIPEIIDSLVFGLPNAGDEEIVLCIVTKNGELDDVLADVIRKNIRRKASPRHVPRRIYCVKEVPYTINGKKVEGAARSAVVGQEIKNKGSLNNPDCLVDYATLSERSYV is encoded by the coding sequence TTGATAAAAGAAGAGAATTTACTGGAATCAAATATATTATGGCAACCGAGTGAAGAGTGGATTTCACAGTCTAATTTAGTGGAATTTTCTAAACAGATTGATTATCCACTTCTACCATATGAACGTTTTCACCAATGGTCGGTGGATCAACCTGAAGAATTCTGGTCAGCTATTTGGGATTTCACTAATATCATTGGGGAAAAAGGTGAAAAGGCATTTGTGCCTCCAACTAAGAGTGGCATGCTGGGTGCCCAATGGTTTCCAGATGCTCGTTTGAATTTCGCAGAAAATCTATTGAGTGGGGACAAAGGAAATGCAGCAGTGATTGTAGCTGGGGAAGATGGTGTTACCCAATCTTATACATGGGGGGAATTACGCAGTAAAGTAGCTAGGGCACAGCTAGGTTTGAAAAATCTAGGTGTATGTCGTGGTGATCGCGTAGCAGGGATAGTGACAAATGGAATCGAAGCGATAGTAGCGTTATTGGCGACAACGTCACTGGGAGCTGTTTGGACTTCATGTTCTCCAGATTTTGGCTCTCAAGGGATTGTCGATCGTATCGGGCAAGTAAAACCAAAGGTATTGATCGTTTCACTGGATTATCAATATAATGGCAAGTTTTTTGATATTCGAGAAAATATCAATGCTGTATGTAAGGTGCTTGACGGTATTTCTGCAATCATTACGTTGACAGAGAAAACAGATGAATCTATTAAGCAAACAAAGAAAGTGTTGAGCTGGCAGGAACTGTGTCAGGAAGGGCCTTCTGTTCCAGAATTTACGAGAGTTCCTTTTGATCATCCCCTGTATATCCTATATACATCAGGGACCACGGGCCTTCCTAAAGCAATTGTACATTCCGTTGGCGGCACATTAATTAAGCATTTGAAAGAACATCAATTACACTGTGACGTGAAACCTGGAGATGTAATGTATTGGTACACGAATACTGCATGGATGATGTATCCGTGGTTAGTTTCGGGGCTTGCGAGCGGTGCTGCAATTTTGCTTTATGATGGATCACCATTGCGTAAGGATAAAATTGGAATACTGTGGGAGATTGCTGAAAAAGTTGGTGTGACACATTTCGGAACTAGTCCGAAGTATCTGGAAGCTTTACAGAAAGCTAATTATTCGGTTGGACAGGAACACAATTTGTTAAAGTTGCGCAGTGTTCTTTCTTGCGGGGCACCACTATCGGCAGAACAGTATGACTGGGTCTACAAACATATTAAGAAAGATTTAATGTTGGCATCGATTTCGGGTGGAACTGAAATAATTGGTTGTTTCGTGATGGGCTCTCCTATACACCCTGTTCGGCGTGGTGAGATTACTTGCAAAGCCCTTGGAATGGCTGTCGATGTGCTTGATGAATATGGTCTATCGGTTTACAACCAAAAAGGGGATTTAGTTTGCACAAAGCCGTTTCCAAGTATGCCGCTCACATTCTGGGGAGAGGGTGGAGATGAAAAATACCATTCTTCCTATTTTGCTAATCGACCAGGGATTTGGACACATGGAGATTTAGCAGAACAAACTGCGGAACAATCGCTTGTCATATACGGAAGGGCTGATACAACACTTAATCCAGGCGGTGTCCGCATTGGTACTGCTGAAATTTATCGTGTTGTTGAACAAATCCCGGAAATCATAGATTCTTTAGTTTTCGGTTTACCGAATGCGGGTGATGAAGAAATAGTGTTATGTATAGTAACGAAAAATGGGGAACTAGACGATGTACTAGCTGATGTTATACGTAAAAACATTCGAAGAAAAGCTTCTCCACGACATGTTCCTCGTCGTATTTATTGTGTGAAGGAAGTCCCTTATACAATAAATGGGAAGAAAGTGGAAGGGGCGGCACGATCCGCGGTAGTTGGTCAGGAGATAAAAAACAAGGGATCACTTAATAATCCAGATTGTCTTGTGGATTATGCTACGTTGTCAGAAAGGAGTTACGTATGA
- a CDS encoding thiolase family protein produces MVKRRVPKCAIVGIGELAPVRYTEGATTLGLIAESVRLAVEDAGLEKDAIDGLLVGPQVGETPQHVPATVAEYLGLEPTMSNVVDLGGASGAGMLWRAAAAIEAGMCETVVCVLANTNERSGTPRSPNRNPIREFDVPFGASGANTSYALLKQRHMAEYGSTQEQFALIAHWARKNAQLNPNAIFYGKPLSVEEVLQSPLIIDPMHLYEIVMPVAGGAAFVVTSKDNLPSGGHPPVYLLGAGEKITHRAVSQSPALASAPLQYAISAALGQANVSVQDMDLLSLYDCYTSVVGITLENAGLCTPGKFGEWMKDHSFGYDGDWPLNTHGGQLGFGQADLAGGMSHIIEAVRQLRHEAHPRQIPNARLSLVTGNGATLSEAAALVMGVES; encoded by the coding sequence ATGGTCAAACGACGGGTTCCGAAATGTGCAATTGTAGGTATCGGGGAACTTGCGCCGGTACGTTATACAGAAGGCGCAACAACATTAGGATTAATTGCGGAGTCTGTGCGGCTAGCAGTTGAAGATGCCGGTCTGGAAAAAGATGCGATTGATGGTCTTTTAGTCGGCCCACAAGTGGGAGAAACTCCTCAACATGTACCAGCAACAGTAGCGGAATATCTTGGCCTTGAGCCGACAATGTCGAATGTGGTCGATCTCGGTGGAGCTTCTGGAGCTGGAATGTTATGGCGAGCTGCAGCAGCGATCGAAGCGGGTATGTGTGAAACGGTTGTATGCGTGCTTGCTAATACGAATGAAAGAAGCGGAACTCCGCGTTCACCTAATCGTAATCCAATTCGAGAATTTGATGTACCGTTCGGTGCTTCCGGAGCGAATACCTCCTATGCGCTGCTGAAGCAACGTCATATGGCAGAATATGGATCAACGCAAGAGCAATTTGCTTTGATTGCACATTGGGCGCGGAAAAACGCTCAACTGAATCCGAATGCAATTTTCTATGGTAAACCGCTTTCGGTTGAGGAAGTTTTACAATCACCTCTTATTATCGATCCAATGCATTTATACGAAATTGTGATGCCAGTTGCCGGTGGAGCGGCATTCGTCGTCACTTCGAAAGATAATCTGCCAAGTGGGGGTCATCCACCGGTATATTTACTCGGTGCGGGGGAAAAGATCACTCATCGCGCGGTTAGCCAATCCCCGGCGCTCGCATCAGCGCCGTTGCAATATGCGATCTCGGCTGCATTAGGCCAAGCTAATGTGAGTGTGCAGGACATGGATTTATTATCTTTATATGATTGCTACACAAGTGTAGTCGGGATTACGTTAGAAAATGCGGGATTATGTACACCAGGGAAGTTCGGTGAATGGATGAAAGACCATTCATTCGGCTACGACGGGGATTGGCCGCTTAATACGCATGGTGGTCAACTTGGATTTGGGCAAGCAGACCTTGCGGGGGGCATGTCACATATTATTGAAGCAGTGCGTCAGTTAAGGCATGAAGCACATCCGCGGCAAATTCCCAATGCGCGCCTTTCCCTTGTGACAGGCAATGGGGCCACATTAAGTGAAGCAGCAGCTTTAGTAATGGGGGTGGAATCATGA
- a CDS encoding Zn-ribbon domain-containing OB-fold protein — protein MSKKFENLVVPGPTITAVSKPFWDAVARKDFILQKCVDCKQSVFYPREICPHCWSANLEWAPASGHARLKTWGVVHRPGHPGWQAVAPYILGIVELEEGPTMMTHLLLDPVQDLHIGLPLQISFTKCNDVWLPFFKQKSE, from the coding sequence ATGAGTAAGAAGTTTGAAAATCTCGTAGTTCCGGGCCCAACAATTACCGCTGTGTCAAAGCCTTTCTGGGATGCGGTGGCGCGAAAAGATTTTATCTTGCAAAAATGTGTGGATTGCAAACAATCGGTATTTTATCCGAGAGAGATATGTCCACATTGCTGGAGTGCCAATCTAGAGTGGGCACCTGCTTCCGGACATGCACGTTTGAAAACATGGGGTGTTGTTCATAGACCTGGTCATCCAGGTTGGCAAGCGGTGGCTCCATATATCCTTGGAATTGTTGAACTAGAGGAAGGTCCAACGATGATGACTCATCTGTTACTCGATCCCGTTCAAGACTTGCACATTGGTTTGCCATTACAAATTAGTTTTACAAAATGCAATGATGTTTGGCTGCCTTTTTTCAAACAAAAAAGTGAATGA
- a CDS encoding MFS transporter, whose protein sequence is MSQSHLQEKSVTVGKGLSKEHRKVALASFIGTTIEWYDFYLYGTAAALVFPALFFPNFDPLYGTLAAFGSYAAGFIARPLGSMVFGHYGDRLGRKKVLTISLLLMGIATFLMGVLPTYQSVGLLAPLLISLLRVIQGFAIGGEWGSAVVMAVEHAPKGKRGLYGSFPQMGVPAGLLLSTAVFSLVSNNMSNEAFLTWGWRVPFLLSIILVLIGLYIRLKVSESPAFLEMAEKKQQEKRPVVTVLREQKKPLFLTIGMKLLQNAVFYIYSVFVLTYLVTTHNFDRSVGLNAVMISSVIGLVTMPLWSYLSDKIGRKPVYLFGTIASTLFILPFFWMMDSGSVILITIGIVIGLNVLHDAVYGPQAVYYSELFSTKTRLSGASIGYQIGAILAGGFSPIIATALLAKYDGQYWPIAVYLIALGILSIIATLYARETYRDSLT, encoded by the coding sequence ATGTCCCAAAGTCATTTACAAGAGAAATCAGTTACAGTGGGCAAAGGCCTTTCCAAAGAGCATCGAAAAGTAGCGCTCGCTAGTTTTATCGGAACTACGATAGAGTGGTATGACTTCTATCTTTACGGTACGGCAGCTGCACTCGTTTTTCCGGCATTATTTTTTCCGAACTTTGATCCATTATATGGAACATTGGCTGCCTTTGGTTCATATGCAGCAGGGTTTATTGCACGTCCACTCGGTAGTATGGTTTTCGGACACTACGGAGATAGGCTTGGGCGTAAGAAAGTACTTACCATTTCGCTATTACTCATGGGGATTGCCACCTTCTTAATGGGAGTACTCCCAACGTACCAATCGGTTGGACTACTAGCACCACTATTAATCAGTCTCCTGCGTGTCATTCAAGGATTCGCGATCGGGGGCGAATGGGGATCAGCTGTTGTAATGGCTGTGGAACATGCACCGAAAGGAAAGCGTGGACTTTACGGAAGTTTTCCGCAAATGGGCGTTCCAGCTGGGCTACTCTTATCGACAGCTGTCTTTTCACTCGTATCAAATAATATGTCAAATGAAGCCTTCCTTACATGGGGCTGGCGGGTTCCATTTTTATTAAGCATCATACTTGTGCTTATCGGACTTTATATTCGTTTAAAGGTAAGTGAATCACCAGCATTTTTGGAAATGGCAGAAAAAAAGCAACAGGAAAAGCGACCTGTTGTAACAGTGTTACGTGAACAGAAAAAGCCATTATTCTTAACAATTGGAATGAAACTATTACAGAATGCTGTGTTTTATATTTATTCCGTATTTGTACTAACTTACCTTGTAACAACACATAATTTTGATCGTTCAGTTGGACTAAATGCAGTGATGATCTCCTCAGTGATCGGATTAGTGACAATGCCACTTTGGTCATATCTTTCTGATAAAATTGGACGTAAACCTGTGTACTTGTTTGGAACGATTGCTTCTACTCTGTTCATTTTACCTTTTTTCTGGATGATGGATTCAGGTTCGGTCATTTTAATCACCATTGGAATTGTAATTGGATTGAATGTTTTGCATGATGCAGTGTATGGACCACAGGCTGTATATTATTCCGAACTTTTTAGCACAAAGACACGTTTAAGTGGTGCATCGATCGGATATCAAATAGGAGCGATTCTAGCAGGCGGATTTTCGCCAATTATTGCCACAGCCTTATTAGCAAAATACGATGGGCAGTACTGGCCGATCGCAGTTTATTTAATTGCACTTGGGATACTTAGCATTATTGCAACGCTATATGCACGAGAAACGTATCGTGACTCATTGACATAA
- a CDS encoding acetyl-CoA C-acyltransferase gives MKKAVLLDGVRTPIGRFKGVFHTKSAVELGVKAVSELVRRYPEATQADGVILGQVIQAGQGQNPARQVAMNAGIGIHSPAITLNNVCLASLASVSDAARRIERGEGELFVVGGFESMTNAPHVSNMRKEVKMGSVEFGDTLNDGLRCALSDESMGGVSEKANRTFNINRQDQDVYAEQSQLRAAKAQIEGKFKGEIVGVTVSDQLITEDECIRSQTTLEKLQNLKPAFEKDGTITAGNASQMSDGASAGLISSLETCEKIGKSPLATIIDWAFIAGPDPTLHLQPANAIKSLLDRTQLRLSDIDLFEINEAFASVVIASQRELGLPSDVVNVNGGAIALGHPLGASGFRTLLTLAQELKRRGGGRGIASLCGGGGQGAAVLIEVE, from the coding sequence TTGAAAAAAGCTGTGTTATTAGATGGAGTTCGCACACCAATTGGTCGATTTAAAGGCGTTTTTCATACAAAATCAGCTGTAGAATTAGGTGTTAAGGCAGTTTCTGAGCTTGTTCGCCGTTATCCTGAAGCAACGCAAGCGGATGGTGTCATTCTTGGTCAAGTCATTCAAGCAGGCCAAGGTCAGAATCCTGCACGTCAAGTTGCAATGAACGCTGGGATCGGCATTCATTCGCCAGCTATCACGCTTAATAATGTTTGTCTTGCTAGTTTAGCTTCCGTTTCTGATGCTGCTCGCCGGATAGAAAGAGGCGAAGGGGAATTATTCGTTGTTGGAGGTTTTGAATCGATGACGAATGCTCCACACGTTTCTAACATGCGTAAAGAAGTTAAAATGGGGTCTGTGGAATTTGGAGATACGCTTAATGATGGATTACGGTGTGCGCTCTCTGATGAATCGATGGGCGGAGTTTCCGAAAAGGCAAATCGCACATTTAATATTAATCGTCAAGATCAAGATGTGTATGCAGAACAATCGCAATTAAGGGCAGCGAAAGCTCAAATAGAAGGAAAGTTTAAGGGAGAGATCGTTGGGGTTACAGTGTCTGATCAACTTATTACAGAAGATGAGTGTATAAGATCACAAACTACACTAGAAAAATTGCAAAATCTTAAACCTGCATTTGAAAAAGATGGCACGATCACAGCAGGAAATGCGAGCCAAATGTCAGATGGAGCAAGCGCTGGCCTGATCTCAAGTTTAGAAACCTGTGAAAAAATAGGCAAATCTCCGCTTGCGACAATTATAGATTGGGCCTTTATTGCCGGTCCAGATCCAACATTACATCTGCAACCTGCAAATGCAATCAAATCCTTGTTAGATCGTACGCAATTACGACTATCTGATATTGATTTGTTTGAAATTAATGAAGCGTTTGCGAGTGTTGTGATTGCTAGTCAACGAGAGTTAGGATTACCATCAGATGTAGTGAATGTGAATGGTGGAGCAATCGCCTTGGGTCATCCTTTAGGTGCTAGTGGTTTTCGAACGTTATTAACACTTGCGCAAGAACTTAAACGCCGTGGTGGAGGTAGAGGTATTGCCTCCTTATGCGGTGGCGGAGGCCAAGGTGCGGCGGTATTGATAGAAGTAGAATGA